The following are encoded in a window of Legionella geestiana genomic DNA:
- a CDS encoding universal stress protein, with protein sequence MYKRILHATDLSRDHYALCEQAALLARQLNAELYLMHVVALPASLQLAQGLGFVELATPSTSDAKTVLSVLGENFGVPVSRQFADIGAVTAHVFDKIRELNIDLLVIGSHTPGGFANFLGSNAQSLVNHAPCDVLTLRVGEEHAAS encoded by the coding sequence ATGTATAAACGTATCTTGCATGCGACTGATCTTTCTCGAGATCATTACGCCCTTTGCGAGCAGGCAGCACTGCTCGCACGTCAGCTTAATGCAGAGCTGTATCTGATGCACGTGGTAGCACTGCCAGCCAGCCTTCAGCTTGCTCAGGGATTGGGGTTCGTTGAACTGGCCACCCCCTCAACGTCCGATGCCAAAACGGTGTTATCCGTACTTGGAGAAAATTTTGGCGTGCCGGTTTCGCGTCAGTTTGCCGATATAGGTGCGGTCACCGCACATGTGTTTGATAAAATTCGTGAGCTGAACATTGATTTGCTGGTAATTGGCAGCCATACGCCCGGAGGGTTTGCAAACTTTCTTGGCAGTAACGCGCAATCACTGGTCAATCATGCACCCTGTGATGTTTTAACATTGCGGGTCGGCGAGGAACACGCTGCATCATGA
- the xseA gene encoding exodeoxyribonuclease VII large subunit has protein sequence MNDIPLTVTQLNRNTRALLEKGLGEVRVSGEISNLGKPGSGHLYFTLKDAGAQIRCVYFRNYHSPLHARALADGQEIIASGRVSLYEARGDCQLIVTHVEEAGEGLLYRQFCALKEKLAALGLFEAARKRPLPRFPMHIAIVTSAGSAALQDMLSTLSRRYPIAAVRVYPTEVQGVTAPAQIIRALKHANRDALADVVLLARGGGSMEDLFAFNDEALAHAIAQSTIPVISGVGHETDFTIADFVADARAATPTAAAETATPVTHEALLTFFNQSIKRLTQVLRARMEREWRRLQHAKIRLSSPSSLLNRSAQRLDLQVLALRHAAHRTLTERQQRVKALHLRLMPLHPGARLVTSRARFNALTQRLEHAINSALRDKRETLRTLLVNLDALSPLATLHRGYAIALIDGHVVTDANNAAVGDRVRVRLEHGQLICRIEDKEAS, from the coding sequence ATGAACGATATCCCGTTGACCGTCACCCAGCTAAACCGCAACACCCGCGCCCTGCTGGAAAAAGGGCTTGGAGAAGTACGCGTCAGCGGTGAAATTTCCAATCTTGGCAAACCCGGTTCAGGACACCTGTACTTCACGCTGAAAGATGCAGGCGCACAGATACGCTGCGTGTATTTTAGAAATTACCATTCGCCTCTGCACGCAAGAGCGCTTGCTGACGGGCAGGAAATCATTGCAAGTGGCCGGGTCAGTCTGTACGAAGCCCGGGGAGACTGCCAGCTCATTGTTACCCACGTGGAAGAAGCCGGTGAAGGCCTTTTATACCGCCAGTTCTGTGCGCTTAAGGAGAAGCTTGCCGCCCTTGGGCTTTTTGAGGCTGCCCGTAAACGTCCCTTGCCCCGCTTTCCCATGCATATCGCCATTGTGACCTCTGCCGGCAGTGCGGCACTTCAGGACATGCTGAGCACACTCTCCCGCCGCTATCCGATAGCCGCTGTTCGCGTGTATCCCACAGAAGTTCAGGGCGTTACTGCGCCGGCACAGATTATCAGGGCATTAAAGCATGCCAATCGGGATGCCCTCGCTGATGTCGTGCTGCTTGCACGTGGCGGCGGCAGCATGGAAGACCTTTTTGCCTTTAACGATGAAGCGCTTGCACATGCCATTGCCCAAAGCACCATCCCCGTCATTTCAGGCGTTGGACATGAAACCGATTTTACCATTGCTGATTTTGTGGCAGATGCGCGTGCGGCAACGCCAACAGCCGCTGCAGAAACCGCAACCCCTGTTACTCACGAGGCTCTCCTCACATTTTTTAATCAGAGCATTAAGCGGCTAACGCAGGTTTTACGCGCACGCATGGAGCGGGAGTGGCGCAGGCTTCAGCATGCAAAAATACGCCTCTCATCACCATCAAGCCTCCTGAATCGCTCCGCACAACGCCTTGATTTACAGGTTTTAGCCTTAAGGCATGCTGCGCATCGTACGCTTACAGAGCGTCAACAACGGGTTAAGGCGCTGCATCTGCGCTTAATGCCGCTGCACCCTGGTGCCCGCCTCGTCACATCCCGCGCGCGCTTTAATGCCCTGACGCAGCGCCTTGAGCACGCTATCAACTCGGCTCTGCGTGATAAGCGTGAAACCCTGCGAACGCTGCTTGTAAATCTGGATGCACTTAGCCCGCTCGCGACACTCCACCGCGGCTATGCCATTGCACTGATAGACGGGCACGTAGTCACTGATGCGAACAATGCAGCAGTTGGTGACCGTGTTCGCGTACGTCTTGAACACGGTCAGTTGATATGCAGGATTGAAGATAAAGAGGCTTCTTAA
- the acnA gene encoding aconitate hydratase AcnA — protein MKVGQDTLGTRSELQVDGKTCVYYSLKLAEKTHFPGINRLPFSLKVLMENLLRFEDGSTVTTNDIKALADWLNTKTSKHEIAYRPARVLMQDFTGVPAVVDLAAMRDAIGTMGGNPAQISPLSPVDLVIDHSVMVDKFATPEALEENTDIEMQRNHERYTFLRWGQKAFANFRVVPPGTGICHQVNLEYLAKTVWSSEEDGVTYAYPDTLVGTDSHTTMVNGLGVLGWGVGGIEAEAAMLGQPVSMLIPEVIGFRLTGKLREGITATDLVLTVTQMLRKKGVVGKFVEFFGTGLSALPLADRATISNMAPEYGATCGFFPVDEETLRYMRLTGRDDSTIALVEAYCKAQGMWYDKNTPEPIFTDILELNLDTVEPSLAGPKRPQDRVNLHTMPEQFEAFLSETGRLAEKNKSFNAGDFDMHHGDVVIAAITSCTNTSNPSVLMAAGLVAKKAVELGLTRKPWVKSSLAPGSRVVTDYLRHAGLQTYLDKLGFNLVGYGCTTCIGNSGPLPDAIAACVQNNDLVVSAVLSGNRNFEGRVHPQVRANWLASPPLVVAYALAGTTTRNLAVEPIGRNAEGREIYLRDIWPTNAEIAHEVAKVSGAMFRREYAAVFDGDAHWQAIKTGSGTTCEWDSASTYIRKPPFFDNLDEQPAPIAPIEKAYVLAVFGDSITTDHISPAGSIKANSPAGQYLKSHGVAVEDFNSYGSRRGNHEVMMRGTFANIRIRNAMTPEIEGGYTRHIPSGETLPIYDAAMRYQAEHHPLVIFAGKEYGTGSSRDWAAKGTRLLGVRAVIVESFERIHRSNLVGMGILPLQFPHGVSRNTLKLTGSERISIAFDDTIKPGMELMMRIEREDGQVENVPLLCRIDTDNEVEYFRHGGILQYVLRNLAREAR, from the coding sequence ATGAAGGTTGGTCAGGACACGCTTGGCACCCGCAGTGAACTGCAGGTTGATGGTAAAACCTGTGTGTATTACAGTCTCAAACTTGCGGAAAAGACACATTTTCCCGGTATTAACCGCCTGCCTTTTTCTCTTAAAGTGCTGATGGAAAACCTCTTGCGCTTTGAGGACGGCTCAACCGTTACAACAAATGACATTAAAGCGCTCGCCGACTGGCTCAACACCAAAACCTCAAAACACGAAATAGCCTATCGTCCCGCACGCGTTCTTATGCAGGACTTTACCGGTGTTCCGGCTGTGGTAGATTTGGCCGCCATGCGCGATGCGATTGGCACCATGGGAGGCAATCCTGCGCAGATTTCGCCTCTTTCACCGGTCGACCTCGTTATCGACCACTCAGTAATGGTGGATAAGTTTGCAACTCCTGAAGCACTCGAAGAAAACACCGACATCGAAATGCAGCGCAACCACGAGCGTTACACGTTTTTGCGCTGGGGTCAGAAAGCCTTTGCCAATTTCCGCGTGGTGCCGCCTGGCACCGGTATCTGCCATCAGGTAAACCTTGAATATCTCGCAAAAACCGTCTGGAGCAGCGAGGAGGATGGGGTTACGTACGCCTATCCTGACACACTGGTCGGCACCGATTCCCATACCACCATGGTTAATGGTCTTGGGGTGCTCGGCTGGGGAGTCGGCGGAATTGAGGCGGAAGCCGCGATGCTTGGTCAACCGGTTTCCATGCTGATACCTGAAGTTATTGGTTTTCGCCTCACCGGCAAACTGCGTGAAGGCATCACTGCGACCGACCTCGTTCTGACGGTCACGCAGATGCTGCGAAAGAAAGGGGTCGTTGGCAAGTTTGTGGAATTCTTTGGCACAGGCCTCAGCGCCCTGCCACTGGCCGACCGAGCCACCATTTCGAATATGGCACCTGAATACGGCGCAACCTGTGGCTTCTTCCCGGTCGATGAAGAAACACTGCGTTACATGCGTCTGACGGGGCGCGATGACAGCACCATCGCGCTGGTGGAAGCGTATTGCAAGGCTCAGGGCATGTGGTATGACAAAAACACGCCGGAGCCAATTTTTACCGATATACTGGAACTTAACCTGGATACGGTTGAACCATCACTGGCCGGGCCAAAGCGTCCACAGGACCGGGTTAATCTTCACACCATGCCTGAACAGTTTGAGGCGTTTCTCTCAGAGACCGGCAGACTGGCAGAAAAGAACAAGTCCTTCAACGCCGGGGACTTTGATATGCACCATGGCGATGTGGTAATTGCTGCCATTACAAGCTGTACCAATACCTCCAATCCAAGTGTACTGATGGCGGCAGGCCTTGTTGCCAAAAAAGCGGTTGAACTTGGACTGACAAGAAAGCCATGGGTAAAATCCTCTCTGGCACCAGGCTCTCGCGTGGTCACTGATTACCTGCGTCACGCAGGCCTTCAGACGTATCTTGATAAACTCGGATTTAACCTGGTGGGTTACGGATGCACCACCTGTATTGGTAACTCAGGACCGCTGCCTGACGCGATTGCCGCCTGCGTACAGAATAACGACCTTGTGGTCAGTGCCGTCCTCTCCGGCAACCGTAACTTTGAAGGCCGCGTTCATCCGCAGGTGCGCGCCAACTGGCTGGCGTCCCCGCCGCTGGTGGTTGCCTACGCGCTCGCCGGAACCACAACCCGCAATCTTGCGGTGGAACCGATTGGGCGGAATGCCGAGGGGCGAGAGATTTACCTGCGCGACATATGGCCAACGAATGCCGAAATCGCCCATGAAGTTGCTAAAGTATCGGGGGCCATGTTTCGCCGTGAATACGCGGCCGTCTTTGATGGCGATGCCCACTGGCAGGCCATTAAAACCGGCAGTGGCACTACCTGCGAATGGGACAGCGCTTCTACCTACATTCGCAAGCCGCCCTTTTTTGACAATCTTGACGAACAGCCAGCCCCTATTGCGCCGATTGAAAAAGCGTATGTGCTTGCCGTTTTTGGTGATTCCATCACCACGGACCACATTTCACCAGCAGGCTCTATCAAGGCGAATTCACCCGCGGGTCAGTATTTGAAATCACATGGGGTTGCCGTTGAAGACTTCAATTCCTACGGCTCACGCCGCGGCAACCACGAAGTCATGATGCGCGGCACATTTGCCAACATCCGCATTCGTAACGCCATGACACCTGAAATCGAAGGCGGCTACACGCGCCACATTCCGTCCGGGGAAACATTGCCCATTTATGATGCTGCCATGCGTTACCAGGCAGAACACCACCCGCTCGTGATTTTTGCCGGCAAGGAATACGGTACCGGCTCATCTCGCGACTGGGCGGCGAAAGGCACACGGCTGCTTGGCGTTAGGGCTGTGATTGTTGAGAGTTTTGAGCGCATTCACCGTTCAAACCTCGTTGGCATGGGCATTCTGCCACTCCAGTTTCCGCACGGCGTATCGCGCAATACCCTTAAACTGACAGGCTCAGAGCGCATCAGCATTGCCTTTGATGACACCATCAAACCCGGCATGGAGCTTATGATGCGAATAGAGCGCGAGGATGGTCAGGTGGAGAATGTCCCGCTCTTATGCCGTATTGATACGGATAATGAGGTGGAGTATTTCCGCCATGGTGGTATTCTTCAGTATGTGCTTCGAAACCTCGCCCGCGAGGCCAGATAA
- the mfd gene encoding transcription-repair coupling factor: MPPFLLNPPQSGHGYWSHLARAALPLALAEYWQQNPGVMLVVTTDNNEADALTESLRFFLPKDTEILTFPDRETLPYDHFSPHEDILSERLSTLSRLKRAQKLLVVSAFSTLMHRLCPPEFLHQHLLVLNVGDTLNPDTFREQLTIAGYQCVSKVLEHGEYALRGAILDIFPMGSTHPFRIELFDNTIESLRCFDAESQRTIEKIDAVRILPAREFGKDSESIGRFRGAWREAFSGNPSQSPVYTAVSEGQLPGGIEYYLPLFFEKTATIADYLPEDAHIFLAGDTRSAGIRFEEEIDARYEQLRHDLQRPLLPPPALFQSTSALEETLSRFQCIHITATPPKKARDIFNFNTLTGGLYPANRKSEQPLETLAKHLQTRDTRFLLMAESAGRREVLQEMLSRSGIRPGVLEGWVDFLQSTNPVSIVVGPLAEGVVFKDAALEIIVESQLFGEQAVPQSRRSQKTIDPDLIIRSLAELREGSPVVHLQFGVGRYEGLQYIESGGTRGEFLVIRYANDDKIYVPVTSLHLVSRYTGLDSEHAPLHRLGTDQWQKEKKKAAEKIRDTAAELLDIYARREASKGVVSTLPATDYALFAAGFPFTETRDQAQAIDEIVKDMQSTRPMDRLICGDVGFGKTEVAMRAAFIAVQNGHQVCVLVPTTLLAAQHYDTFRDRFADFPVNIALLSRFNSGKEATQVIEGMQSGRIDIVIGTHKLFSANIVFKRLGLLIIDEEHRFGVKQKEHIRALRAHVDVLSMTATPIPRTLNMSMTGIRDISLIATPPARRLAIKTFWQQRNDTTLREAVLREILRGGQVYFLHNNVQSIAKTTEDIQTLVPEARVQFAHGQMRERELERIMSDFYHQRFNVLVCTTIIETGIDIPSANTIIIDRADKFGLAQLHQLRGRVGRSHHQAYAWLFTPDKKLLTSDAIKRLEAIVSLEDLGAGFALATHDLEIRGAGELLGEEQSGNMQALGFGLFMEMLDEAVTALKSGKIPELANPLNQGGPDIDLRHSALLPEDYIADVHTRLVLYKQIASAPDTERLRALQVEMIDRFGLLPEAAKQLFRVTELKLLASKLGIKRIQAGGNAGKIEFGESANIDAAALIRLIQLHAKRYQLDGPTRLRFILDGDTPESRTAEITALLNALTPP, encoded by the coding sequence ATGCCGCCGTTTCTTTTAAATCCACCTCAGAGCGGGCATGGATACTGGAGCCATCTTGCAAGGGCCGCCCTGCCGCTTGCGCTTGCAGAATACTGGCAGCAAAATCCGGGCGTCATGCTGGTGGTCACGACCGATAACAATGAAGCCGATGCTTTAACGGAGTCATTGCGCTTTTTTTTGCCGAAAGATACGGAGATACTCACTTTTCCCGATCGCGAAACCCTTCCCTATGACCATTTTTCCCCGCATGAGGATATTCTTTCAGAGCGCCTGTCGACGTTGAGCCGGCTTAAACGTGCACAGAAACTGCTCGTGGTCAGCGCCTTCAGCACCCTGATGCACAGGCTTTGTCCGCCTGAGTTCCTGCACCAGCATCTGCTCGTATTAAATGTCGGGGACACCCTGAACCCGGATACCTTTCGCGAACAGCTCACGATTGCCGGCTACCAGTGCGTCAGCAAGGTACTTGAACATGGCGAGTATGCACTGCGCGGCGCGATTCTCGATATCTTCCCCATGGGAAGCACGCATCCTTTCCGAATTGAACTCTTTGACAATACCATTGAGAGTCTTCGCTGCTTTGACGCTGAATCACAGCGCACGATTGAAAAGATAGATGCCGTCCGTATTCTGCCGGCACGTGAATTTGGCAAGGATTCTGAGAGTATCGGGCGGTTTCGCGGTGCGTGGCGCGAAGCCTTCAGCGGTAACCCGAGCCAGTCACCGGTCTATACTGCGGTCAGTGAAGGTCAGCTTCCTGGTGGCATCGAATACTATCTGCCGCTCTTTTTTGAGAAGACGGCGACGATTGCTGATTATCTGCCAGAAGACGCACACATCTTTCTCGCGGGTGACACACGAAGCGCCGGCATCCGTTTTGAGGAAGAAATTGATGCGCGTTACGAGCAGCTGCGGCACGATTTGCAGCGCCCGCTCCTGCCGCCACCGGCACTTTTTCAATCAACCAGTGCACTTGAAGAAACGCTTTCACGCTTTCAATGCATTCACATCACCGCAACTCCCCCTAAAAAAGCGCGGGATATCTTCAATTTCAACACCCTTACCGGGGGGCTCTATCCTGCGAACCGCAAAAGCGAACAACCGCTCGAAACCCTCGCAAAACACCTTCAGACCCGCGATACACGTTTTCTGCTGATGGCCGAAAGCGCCGGACGGCGCGAAGTGCTTCAGGAGATGCTCTCCAGAAGCGGCATACGTCCCGGTGTTTTAGAGGGCTGGGTAGATTTTCTGCAAAGCACGAATCCCGTGAGTATCGTGGTTGGCCCGCTTGCAGAAGGCGTGGTGTTTAAGGATGCCGCTCTTGAGATAATCGTGGAATCCCAGCTTTTTGGGGAGCAGGCCGTCCCTCAAAGTCGACGCTCACAAAAAACAATAGACCCCGACCTTATCATCCGCTCACTCGCAGAGCTTCGAGAAGGCAGTCCCGTTGTGCACCTGCAGTTTGGGGTTGGACGTTATGAGGGGCTTCAATACATTGAATCGGGCGGGACGCGCGGTGAATTTCTCGTCATCCGCTACGCCAACGATGATAAAATCTATGTGCCGGTCACTTCCCTTCACCTCGTAAGCCGCTATACGGGACTTGACAGCGAACATGCCCCCCTGCACCGTTTAGGGACGGATCAATGGCAGAAAGAAAAGAAAAAGGCCGCTGAAAAAATCCGCGATACCGCAGCAGAGCTGCTTGATATCTACGCGCGCCGGGAAGCCAGCAAGGGCGTTGTATCCACCCTTCCTGCAACCGATTATGCCCTATTTGCCGCCGGGTTTCCTTTTACAGAAACCCGTGACCAGGCACAGGCCATTGATGAAATCGTGAAAGACATGCAATCAACCCGACCGATGGATAGACTTATCTGCGGAGATGTTGGTTTTGGTAAAACAGAAGTCGCCATGCGCGCGGCCTTTATCGCCGTGCAAAACGGCCATCAGGTGTGTGTGCTGGTACCTACCACACTGCTTGCAGCACAGCATTATGATACCTTTCGCGACCGCTTTGCCGATTTTCCCGTTAATATTGCGCTGCTTTCGCGCTTCAACAGTGGCAAGGAAGCGACCCAGGTGATTGAAGGCATGCAATCCGGGCGCATCGATATCGTTATCGGTACTCATAAGCTTTTTTCTGCAAACATCGTCTTCAAACGCCTCGGGCTTTTAATCATTGACGAGGAGCATCGCTTCGGCGTGAAGCAAAAAGAGCACATCCGCGCCCTGCGTGCACATGTTGATGTGCTGTCCATGACGGCCACTCCCATTCCACGGACCTTAAACATGTCCATGACCGGCATCCGCGATATTTCGCTGATTGCAACCCCTCCGGCGCGCCGCCTTGCCATTAAAACGTTCTGGCAGCAGCGTAATGACACGACCCTGCGTGAAGCGGTATTGCGTGAAATACTGCGCGGCGGGCAGGTGTATTTTCTGCACAATAACGTACAGAGCATTGCCAAAACCACAGAAGACATCCAGACGCTGGTACCGGAAGCGCGGGTGCAGTTTGCCCACGGACAAATGCGCGAGCGCGAACTTGAGCGCATCATGTCAGACTTTTATCACCAGCGTTTTAACGTACTGGTATGCACCACCATCATCGAAACCGGTATTGACATCCCCTCTGCCAATACCATCATCATCGACAGAGCCGACAAGTTCGGGCTGGCGCAGCTTCATCAATTGCGTGGGCGGGTTGGACGTTCTCACCATCAGGCCTATGCATGGCTTTTTACACCGGACAAAAAACTGCTGACCTCCGATGCCATCAAGCGGCTAGAGGCGATTGTATCACTTGAAGACCTTGGAGCCGGTTTTGCGCTTGCAACTCACGACCTTGAAATTCGCGGGGCTGGCGAGCTCCTCGGTGAAGAACAAAGCGGTAACATGCAGGCGCTCGGATTTGGGCTGTTCATGGAGATGCTTGACGAGGCGGTTACTGCACTTAAATCTGGAAAAATTCCAGAACTTGCCAATCCGCTGAATCAGGGAGGACCAGACATCGACCTGCGTCACAGCGCACTGCTTCCCGAAGACTATATTGCGGATGTGCATACCCGCCTTGTGCTATACAAACAGATTGCGAGTGCGCCTGATACTGAGCGCCTTCGAGCCCTTCAGGTGGAAATGATTGACCGTTTTGGCCTGTTGCCAGAGGCCGCGAAACAGCTTTTCAGGGTTACGGAGCTCAAGCTGCTGGCCTCAAAGCTTGGCATCAAACGCATTCAGGCAGGCGGGAATGCTGGAAAAATTGAATTTGGAGAATCGGCAAATATCGATGCCGCCGCTCTTATTCGGCTGATTCAACTGCATGCAAAACGCTATCAGCTGGACGGTCCGACACGTTTGCGCTTTATACTTGATGGCGATACCCCCGAATCCCGTACAGCCGAAATTACGGCGCTGCTAAACGCGCTGACACCGCCTTAG
- a CDS encoding inorganic phosphate transporter, which yields MDAALFFIVLIIALALAFDFVNGFHDAANSIATIVTTGVLTPRKAVLWAAFFNFIAFAVFNLSVAQTIGSGLVSPGIVTNPLIFAALIGALTVNLVTWYKGLPSSSSHAIIGGLAGAAIFSGGMDALNIEGLARVFAGILLVPLAGLMIGLILTRCMLHFSPDEQATRQSRFYAGMQLASSALLSLSHGSNDAQKTMGIIAVLLYTNGLIGDTFYVPLWVVLSCQTLISLGTLAGGWRIVHTMGQRITELNRLRGCAAEAGAATMIFLATQCGVPVSTTHTVTGAIAGTGISRGLSAEQWHVLRRIFFSWLLVIPASGIIAALINLLATWAGL from the coding sequence ATGGATGCGGCTTTGTTTTTTATCGTTTTGATAATTGCGCTTGCTCTGGCATTTGACTTCGTCAACGGCTTTCATGATGCTGCCAACTCCATTGCCACGATTGTAACCACCGGTGTTCTTACACCGCGAAAGGCCGTCCTCTGGGCCGCTTTTTTCAACTTCATCGCCTTTGCCGTTTTTAACCTGTCCGTTGCACAAACCATAGGCAGCGGACTCGTCTCACCGGGTATTGTAACAAACCCCCTGATTTTTGCCGCTCTCATTGGCGCTCTTACGGTCAATCTTGTCACCTGGTACAAAGGACTTCCCTCCAGCTCCTCGCATGCCATTATCGGCGGGCTCGCGGGTGCGGCAATTTTCTCGGGAGGCATGGATGCATTGAACATTGAAGGCCTTGCCAGGGTGTTCGCAGGCATCCTGCTCGTACCGCTTGCGGGTCTGATGATTGGACTGATATTAACGCGCTGCATGCTGCATTTTTCTCCTGACGAACAGGCGACCAGACAATCGCGTTTTTACGCAGGGATGCAGCTCGCTTCCTCCGCGCTTTTAAGCCTGTCGCATGGCAGTAACGATGCACAGAAAACCATGGGGATTATCGCGGTGCTGCTCTATACGAATGGGCTCATCGGCGACACGTTTTATGTGCCACTCTGGGTGGTTCTTTCCTGCCAGACCCTGATTAGCCTCGGTACGCTCGCAGGAGGCTGGCGCATTGTACACACGATGGGGCAGCGCATCACTGAACTGAACAGACTGCGTGGTTGTGCCGCAGAAGCGGGAGCTGCCACCATGATTTTTCTGGCCACACAATGTGGCGTGCCCGTTTCAACCACACACACGGTAACCGGTGCCATTGCCGGTACCGGAATCAGTCGAGGACTGTCTGCTGAGCAGTGGCACGTGCTCAGGCGCATTTTCTTCTCGTGGCTGCTTGTCATACCGGCAAGTGGCATCATTGCTGCCTTGATTAATTTACTCGCGACATGGGCAGGGCTTTGA
- a CDS encoding bifunctional diguanylate cyclase/phosphodiesterase, with amino-acid sequence MKLAHRMTFGLLAMLIVAFSGTLFISLHNAENYFEGQLKRNADETAAILGASLSSAPNENKSLTLTLSRDLQNVVNKGEASRIIVKNAQGTVLADVKAPAKANPIPSIFAWIMHLPTPVGHASLGEGQNAGTVEVYAETHSTLWSLWTHALQLIAWNLVSVLLGLGLVILFVRSLLKPLRRVTAQAHALLNDEYTIQGTLPKTREFRELTLAMNQMVRRLRNVFQEQSRRVELLRQQAFQDMLTGLGNRRFFLHQLTTALADDDEFTPGFLVFVAIDGLSELNEKDGYVQGDKALLEVPPALAEFAETIPVMCMARVGGSQFGLLVQEQDAARLTQACVQLQQSIAGRLAPIGQCEPYIGAAAWRFLQPVESLLRESDVALTKAREQVQGVHVAAGNAEAPGEDALNASLSTGKMVLYWQKITDGQRVLNRRVFARLIGRHGEEINAASLLPLAEQAEIAWKIDFLVLDSLSGADPALLEPLSLGISANTVVNVLYRQQYLDKIAELPAPMRRLIRIEFPESLVLKCFEVVRGMMLELRKQGIGIGIESAGIHFGSMEYLEDLPILYVKLHGSLARDLVENESKQIFIHHFVAMAKTLEIQVIATQVEEAEQWTVLKSAGIVWGQGRHLAGLEAIAMQTASEAQMVD; translated from the coding sequence ATGAAACTTGCACACAGGATGACGTTTGGCCTTCTGGCCATGTTGATTGTTGCTTTTTCCGGAACCCTTTTCATTTCGCTGCATAACGCAGAAAATTATTTTGAAGGGCAGTTGAAGCGCAACGCAGATGAGACGGCAGCCATTCTTGGCGCGTCCCTGTCGTCTGCTCCGAATGAAAACAAATCCCTTACCCTTACCCTTTCTCGCGACCTGCAAAATGTGGTCAATAAAGGCGAGGCATCGCGCATTATCGTAAAAAATGCGCAGGGAACCGTCCTTGCTGACGTCAAAGCGCCTGCAAAGGCCAACCCTATCCCGTCAATTTTTGCGTGGATTATGCATCTGCCAACGCCAGTGGGACATGCCTCACTGGGTGAGGGCCAAAATGCCGGGACCGTGGAAGTCTATGCTGAGACACACAGTACCCTCTGGTCACTCTGGACACATGCCCTGCAGCTTATTGCATGGAACCTTGTTTCTGTGCTGCTTGGACTTGGTCTCGTCATCCTGTTTGTCAGAAGTCTTTTAAAACCCTTACGGCGGGTAACGGCACAGGCACATGCGCTTTTGAACGATGAATACACCATTCAGGGAACACTGCCTAAAACGCGCGAATTTCGTGAACTGACGCTTGCCATGAATCAGATGGTCAGAAGGCTTCGGAATGTGTTTCAGGAGCAGTCAAGACGCGTGGAACTTCTGCGCCAGCAGGCGTTTCAGGATATGCTCACAGGTCTTGGCAACCGTCGTTTTTTTCTGCATCAGTTGACGACCGCCCTTGCCGATGACGATGAGTTTACGCCAGGATTTCTGGTGTTTGTAGCGATTGACGGCCTTTCTGAATTAAACGAGAAAGATGGCTATGTACAGGGTGATAAAGCCCTGCTTGAGGTGCCGCCGGCGCTTGCCGAGTTCGCCGAAACAATTCCTGTCATGTGCATGGCGCGCGTTGGTGGAAGCCAGTTTGGTCTTCTTGTACAGGAGCAGGATGCGGCACGATTGACACAGGCCTGCGTGCAGCTGCAGCAGAGCATCGCCGGGCGTCTTGCCCCGATTGGGCAGTGCGAGCCGTATATCGGTGCCGCAGCGTGGCGCTTTTTACAACCGGTTGAATCCCTTCTTCGGGAATCTGATGTGGCTCTGACAAAAGCACGCGAACAGGTGCAGGGCGTTCATGTCGCTGCAGGTAATGCAGAAGCGCCAGGGGAAGATGCGCTTAATGCATCACTTTCAACCGGTAAAATGGTGCTTTACTGGCAAAAAATTACCGATGGACAGCGTGTGTTAAACCGTCGGGTCTTTGCGCGTCTGATTGGGCGGCATGGCGAAGAAATCAACGCCGCGTCACTTCTGCCTCTGGCAGAGCAGGCTGAAATTGCGTGGAAAATTGATTTTCTGGTGCTGGACAGCCTGAGTGGCGCTGATCCGGCACTCCTTGAACCGCTCTCGCTTGGTATTTCAGCAAACACGGTCGTCAACGTGCTCTACCGTCAGCAGTATCTTGATAAAATTGCGGAACTGCCAGCTCCAATGCGACGATTAATTCGAATTGAATTTCCTGAAAGCCTCGTCTTGAAGTGCTTTGAAGTGGTGCGTGGCATGATGCTGGAGTTACGAAAGCAGGGCATTGGTATTGGAATTGAGAGTGCCGGTATTCACTTTGGCTCCATGGAATATCTGGAGGACCTGCCGATACTGTACGTTAAACTGCACGGCAGTCTTGCACGCGATCTCGTTGAGAATGAGAGCAAGCAGATTTTTATCCATCACTTTGTGGCCATGGCGAAAACCCTGGAAATCCAGGTCATTGCGACTCAAGTGGAGGAAGCTGAACAGTGGACCGTGCTGAAGTCCGCAGGCATCGTCTGGGGACAGGGACGACACCTTGCGGGACTTGAAGCGATAGCCATGCAAACGGCATCAGAGGCACAGATGGTCGATTAG